From Antedon mediterranea chromosome 9, ecAntMedi1.1, whole genome shotgun sequence, a single genomic window includes:
- the LOC140058127 gene encoding hyalin-like gives MTCNPPSGSSFNAGSTNVICSAALDTEATSGNTGICMFLVIVINIDAPIVSCPENIEEDSFTDQARVTWNDPLVTDNVDTGLSATCTPPSGSLFNAGSSKVTCLAMDSAGNTGSCVFTVIVNNIDAPIVTCQGSIEEDSVTDQARVTWNNPPVTDKGDTCLSATCSPPSGSSFDIGSTDVTCSATNSAGYTGICLFTVTVYDLGSPIVICPGNIEENSATDQATVTWNDPSVTDNVDTGLSATCTPPSGSSFNAGSTDVTCSAMDTAGNTGSCVFTVTINDIDAPIVTCPQSIEDNLASTDQVTVTWNDPTVTDNVDTGLSATCTSPSGSSFNAGSTDITCSATDTAGNTRRCVFTVNINDIGSPIVTCPGTIEEDLVNDRTTVTWNDPSVTDNVDTRISATCTPPSGSSFNIGSTNVVCSARDTAGNRGSCIFTVTVNDVDAPTLTCPRNIEENSSTDQAIVTWNDPSVTDNVDTCLSATCTPPSGSSFNIGSTDVTCSATDSAGYTGSCVFTVTVNDSYAPIVTCSGNIEEYSATDQATVTWTGPSVTDNVDTGLSAACNPPSGSSFNIGSINVTCSAMDTAGNTGSCVFTVTIIDIDTPIVTCPGNIEEYSTTDQVMVTWDDPSVTDNIDSDLSAICTPPSGSPFYISSTDVTCSAMDSAGNTGSCVLTVTINDIGSPVVTCPENIEKDTVTDQSTVTWHNPSVTDNAEIGLSATCNPPSGSSFKTGSTDVTCFVIDSADNKGICTFTVLIVKRTSSLPVYLIGIIILACVILMISTALVIYCRCRRMDSMNMNIVPKNVVIPATSTHINRVYDDSQLPADNATEQDMEHIYDEYKN, from the exons ATGACTTGTAATCCACCTTCTGGTTCATCATTTAATGCTGGTTCAACTAATGTTATCTGTTCAGCTGCGCTGGATACTGAAGCTACTTCTGGTAATACAGGAATCTGTATGTTTTTAGTTATTGTCATAA atattgaTGCCCCCATTGTGAGCTGCCCAGAAAACATTGAAGAAGATTCATTCACTGATCAAGCTAGAGTGACCTGGAATGACCCCTTGGTCACTGACAATGTTGATACTGGTCTGTCAGCTACTTGTACTCCACCTTCTGGTTCATTATTTAATGCTGGTTCAAGTAAAGTTACTTGTTTGGCTATGGATTCTGCTGGTAATACAGGAAGCTGTGTATTTACAGTTATTGTTAATA ATATTGATGCCCCCATTGTGACTTGCCAAGGAAGCATTGAAGAAGATTCAGTCACTGATCAAGCTAGAGTGACTTGGAATAACCCACCAGTGACTGATAAGGGTGATACTTGTCTTTCAGCTACTTGTTCTCCACCTTCTGGTTCATCATTTGATATTGGTTCAACTGATGTTACTTGTTCCGCTACGAATTCTGCTGGTTATACAGGAATCTGTTTATTTACAGTTACTGTTTATG ATCTTGGTTCTCCTATTGTGATCTGCCCAGGAAACATTGAAGAAAATTCAGCCACTGACCAAGCTACAGTGACCTGGAATGACCCCTCAGTCACTGACAATGTTGATACTGGTCTGTCAGCTACTTGTACTCCACCTTCTGGTTCATCATTTAATGCTGGTTCAACTGATGTTACTTGTTCTGCTATGGATACTGCTGGAAATACAGGAAGCTGTGTGTTTACAGTTACTATAAATG atattgaTGCCCCCATTGTGACCTGCCCACAAAGCATTGAAGACAATTTAGCCTCCACGGACCAAGTTACAGTGACCTGGAATGACCCCACAGTCACCGACAATGTTGATACTGGTCTGTCAGCTACTTGTACTTCACCTTCTGGTTCATCATTTAATGCTGGTTCAACTGATATTACTTGTTCTGCAACGGATACTGCTGGTAATACAAGAAGATGTGTATTTACAGTTAATATCAATG atattGGTTCCCCCATTGTTACTTGCCCAGGAACCATTGAAGAAGATTTAGTCAATGACAGAACGACTGTGACCTGGAATGACCCCTCTGTCACTGACAATGTTGATACTCGCATATCAGCTACTTGTACTCCACCTTCTGGTTCATCATTTAATATTGGTTCAACTAATGTTGTTTGTTCTGCTAGGGATACTGCTGGTAATAGAGGGAGCTGTATATTTACAGTTACAGTAAATG atgTCGATGCCCCCACTTTAACCTGTCCACGAAACATTGAAGAAAATTCATCAACTGACCAAGCTATAGTGACCTGGAATGACCCCTCAGTCACTGACAATGTTGATACTTGTTTATCAGCTACTTGTACCCCACCTTCTGGTTCATCATTTAATATTGGTTCAACTGATGTTACTTGTTCTGCTACGGATTCTGCTGGTTATACAGGAAGCTGTGTATTTACAGTTACTGTTAATg ATTCTTATGCCCCCATTGTGACCTGCTCAGGAAATATTGAAGAATATTCAGCCACTGACCAAGCAACAGTGACCTGGACTGGCCCTTCTGTCACTGACAATGTTGATACTGGTCTGTCAGCTGCTTGTAATCCACCTTCTGGTTCATCATTTAATATTGGTTCAATTAATGTTACTTGTTCTGCTATGGATACTGCTGGGAATACAGGAAGCTGTGTATTTACAGTTACCATTATTG ATATTGATACCCCCATTGTGACCTGTCCAGGAAACATTGAAGAATATTCAACCACTGACCAAGTTATGGTGACCTGGGATGATCCCTCTGTCACTGACAATATTGATAGTGATCTGTCAGCTATTTGTACTCCACCTTCTGGTTCACCTTTTTATATAAGTTCTACTGATGTTACTTGTTCTGCTATGGATTCTGCTGGTAATACTGGAAGCTGTGTATTAACAGTTACTATTAATg ATATTGGTTCTCCCGTTGTGACCTGCCCGGAAAATATTGAAAAAGATACAGTGACAGACCAATCTACAGTGACCTGGCATAACCCTTCAGTCACTGACAATGCTGAAATTGGTCTGTCAGCTACCTGTAATCCACCTTCTGGTTCATCATTTAAAACTGGTTCAACTGATGTTacttgttttgttattgatagTGCTGATAATAAAGGAATCTGTACATTTACAGTTCTGATTGTTAAGA ggaCTTCATCTTTACCAGTCTACTTGATAGGAATAATAATTCTTGCTTGTGTCATCTTGATGATATCTACAGCTCTTGTCATTTATTGCAG
- the LOC140059274 gene encoding paraneoplastic antigen Ma2-like: MPDYVSYGIEWCEEKNYPVDRCLLLVSRKLEIPTKRIYISLCGSLPTETVDRREEVDAHGWQKTLVLAKLSIHVRELNIPETIVVAEDMEMRTIILKKTAVISTPMVSSSPAPTASTNNTSPAIDLSRLSLGSNYLKLRVFSGHTTDKSKDEDKYHVWRAQAKALIEEAETEVSQSEKKRRLREALRSPALDIIDDVKKDNPQATAKDYLDALEVVFGTTLSGEELYHQFVGLDQQAGEKPSDYLSRLQSSLRQIVQKGGIAADKANQALLKQFLKGTLFDQLLLVDLHLRDQVVNAPTYLTLLGQVRRWEEECQRKTKKAKAIGARIAHVSRKAALVTHH; this comes from the coding sequence ATGCCAGACTACGTTTCGTACGGAATCGAGTGGTGTGAGGAAAAAAACTACCCCGTAGATCGATGTTTGCTGTTAGTCAGCCGAAAATTGGAAATTCCTACAAAACGAATTTATATTTCTCTGTGTGGGTCGCTTCCAACTGAAACAGTGGACAGACGAGAGGAGGTAGATGCTCATGGCTGGCAGAAGACGCTAGTATTGGCAAAGCTTTCCATACATGTCAGAGAACTGAACATCCCAGAAACGATTGTGGTAGCCGAAGACATGGAGATGCGAACCATCATCCTAAAGAAGACAGCCGTGATTTCAACACCAATGGTATCATCGTCTCCGGCACCAACAGCTTCTACAAACAACACTTCACCGGCAATTGATCTGTCCAGACTTTCGCTTGGTAGCAACTACCTAAAGCTCCGTGTGTTCTCTGGTCACACAACCGATAAGTCAAAAGATGAGGACAAATACCATGTTTGGCGGGCGCAAGCCAAAGCACTGATAGAAGAAGCCGAAACTGAAGTCTCCCAATCGGAGAAGAAGAGAAGACTGAGAGAGGCTCTAAGATCCCCAGCATTAGATATTATAGATGACGTAAAGAAAGATAACCCGCAAGCCACCGCCAAAGACTACTTGGACGCGTTGGAGGTGGTGTTTGGAACTACGCTTTCGGGAGAAGAACTATATCACCAGTTTGTGGGTTTAGATCAACAAGCAGGTGAGAAGCCTTCTGATTATTTGTCCAGACTACAGTCTTCATTGAGGCAGATAGTCCAAAAGGGAGGGATTGCAGCAGACAAGGCCAACCAGGCGCTTTTGAAGCAATTCCTGAAGGGAACTCTCTTCGACCAACTTCTCCTCGTAGACCTGCATCTTCGAGATCAGGTTGTTAATGCACCGACCTACCTGACTCTTCTGGGACAGGTGCGTAGATGGGAAGAGGAATGCCAAAGGAAAACCAAGAAGGCAAAGGCGATTGGTGCTAGAATCGCACATGTCAGTCGGAAAGCCGCGTTGGTAACGCATCACTGA